A genomic stretch from Frigoribacterium sp. PvP032 includes:
- a CDS encoding ABC transporter permease yields the protein MLWYTGRRLLQLIPVFFGATFLIYFMVFALPGDPVAALFGEKQPSPAVIEAIRAQYNLDQPFIVQYLLYIGGLFTGDLGTTFSGRPVIDELVRAFPITFRLAMLALLFEAVAGILVGLVAGLRKGKVFDNSALVVSLLLISVPTFVIGFVLQYVFGIQLGLFRTTVSSQAPWNELVLPAIVLASVSFAYIVRLTRASVSENMSADFVRTATAKGLSRRRVVGVHILRNSLVPVITYLGVDIGSLMVGAIVTEGIFNIQGVGGTVYRAIQLGEGPTVVSFVAVMVIIFMLANLLVDLLYAVLDPRIRYAK from the coding sequence ATGCTCTGGTACACCGGCCGGCGCCTCCTCCAGCTGATCCCCGTCTTCTTCGGGGCGACGTTCCTCATCTACTTCATGGTCTTCGCCCTGCCGGGCGACCCCGTGGCGGCGCTCTTCGGCGAGAAGCAGCCGAGCCCGGCGGTCATCGAGGCCATCCGCGCCCAGTACAACCTCGACCAGCCGTTCATCGTGCAGTACCTGCTCTACATCGGCGGGCTGTTCACGGGTGACCTCGGCACGACCTTCTCCGGTCGTCCGGTCATCGACGAGCTGGTCCGGGCGTTCCCGATCACCTTCCGTCTCGCGATGCTGGCCCTCCTCTTCGAGGCCGTCGCCGGCATCCTGGTCGGCCTCGTCGCCGGCCTGCGCAAGGGCAAGGTCTTCGACAACAGCGCGCTGGTCGTGTCCCTGCTGCTCATCTCGGTGCCGACGTTCGTCATCGGCTTCGTGCTGCAGTACGTGTTCGGCATCCAGCTCGGCCTCTTCCGCACCACCGTGAGCTCGCAGGCTCCGTGGAACGAGCTCGTCCTGCCCGCCATCGTGCTGGCGTCCGTGTCGTTCGCCTACATCGTGAGGCTCACCCGCGCCTCCGTGTCCGAGAACATGAGCGCCGACTTCGTCCGCACGGCAACGGCCAAGGGCCTGTCCCGCCGCCGTGTCGTGGGCGTGCACATCCTGCGCAACTCGCTGGTCCCGGTCATCACCTACCTGGGCGTCGACATCGGCTCGCTCATGGTCGGCGCGATCGTCACCGAGGGCATCTTCAACATCCAGGGCGTGGGAGGCACGGTCTACCGGGCCATCCAGCTCGGCGAGGGCCCGACCGTCGTGTCGTTCGTCGCCGTGATGGTCATCATCTTCATGCTGGCCAACCTGCTCGTGGACCTGCTCTACGCCGTTCTCGACCCGAGGATCCGCTATGCCAAGTAA
- a CDS encoding ABC transporter substrate-binding protein, producing the protein MKKTRMGLGAIAVVGTAALVLTGCASGGDSGDSGSGDSSAIITTNGNEPQNPLVPSNTTEVGGGKIIDSVFAGLVSYNADGESEMDAAESIESDDNQLWTITLKDGQTFTDGTPVTSESFTKAWNWAAQVSNAQSASYFFDNIAGYDAEADSDLQLEVVSDTEFTVELSAPAADWPLRLGYSAFSPLPESFYDDVDAFGENPVGNGPYMLESEGAWTHNQDIKLVTNPDYDGPRKPVNGGLTITFYTTQDAAYADALSGNLDILDQVPDAQFASYQSDFADRYVNQPAAIFQSFTIPQYLEHFDGTTEEGKLRRQAISLSINRDDITDVIFQGTRTPAKDFTSPVIDGYSDDLEGSDVLTYDADKAKELWAEADAISPYGDTTFTLAYNADGGHQNWVDAATNSISDTLGIKAEGQSYPTFAELLDDEDNDAMTGAFRSGWQADYPSLYNFLSPLYQTGAGSNYGRYTSTEFDGLLAEGAAASSPEDATADFQQAQEVLFQDLPVVPLWYSNVTGVWADTVDNVEFGWNSVPLFYEVTKG; encoded by the coding sequence TTGAAGAAGACGCGCATGGGCCTCGGGGCCATCGCCGTCGTGGGGACGGCAGCACTCGTCCTCACGGGCTGCGCCAGCGGTGGGGACTCGGGCGACAGCGGCTCGGGCGACTCCAGTGCCATCATCACCACCAACGGCAACGAGCCTCAGAACCCGCTCGTCCCCTCGAACACCACCGAGGTCGGCGGCGGCAAGATCATCGACTCCGTGTTCGCGGGCCTCGTCTCGTACAACGCCGACGGCGAGTCCGAGATGGACGCCGCCGAGTCGATCGAGTCCGACGACAACCAGCTCTGGACGATCACGCTCAAGGACGGCCAGACCTTCACCGATGGCACGCCGGTCACGTCCGAGTCGTTCACGAAGGCCTGGAACTGGGCCGCTCAGGTCTCCAACGCCCAGAGCGCCTCGTACTTCTTCGACAACATCGCGGGCTACGACGCCGAGGCCGACAGCGACCTCCAGCTCGAGGTCGTCAGCGACACCGAGTTCACGGTCGAGCTGTCCGCGCCCGCCGCCGACTGGCCCCTCCGCCTCGGCTACTCGGCCTTCTCGCCGCTGCCCGAGTCGTTCTACGACGACGTCGACGCCTTCGGCGAGAACCCCGTCGGCAACGGCCCGTACATGCTCGAGAGCGAAGGCGCCTGGACCCACAACCAGGACATCAAGCTCGTCACGAACCCCGACTACGACGGTCCGCGCAAGCCCGTCAACGGCGGCCTGACGATCACGTTCTACACCACGCAGGACGCGGCCTACGCCGACGCCCTGTCGGGCAACCTCGACATCCTCGACCAGGTGCCGGACGCCCAGTTCGCCTCCTACCAGAGCGACTTCGCGGACCGTTACGTGAACCAGCCCGCGGCGATCTTCCAGTCGTTCACCATCCCGCAGTACCTCGAGCACTTCGACGGCACGACGGAGGAGGGCAAGCTGCGCCGCCAGGCCATCTCGCTCTCGATCAACCGCGACGACATCACCGACGTCATCTTCCAGGGCACCCGCACCCCGGCGAAGGACTTCACGTCGCCGGTCATCGACGGCTACTCGGACGACCTCGAGGGCTCGGACGTCCTGACGTACGACGCCGACAAGGCCAAGGAGCTGTGGGCCGAGGCCGACGCCATCTCGCCCTACGGCGACACGACGTTCACCCTCGCCTACAACGCCGACGGCGGCCACCAGAACTGGGTCGACGCCGCGACGAACAGCATCTCCGACACGCTCGGAATCAAGGCGGAGGGCCAGTCCTACCCGACCTTCGCCGAGCTGCTCGACGACGAGGACAACGACGCCATGACCGGCGCCTTCCGCTCCGGATGGCAGGCCGACTACCCCTCGCTGTACAACTTCCTCTCGCCGCTGTACCAGACCGGTGCCGGCTCGAACTACGGCCGCTACACCAGCACCGAGTTCGACGGCCTGCTCGCCGAGGGCGCCGCGGCGTCCTCGCCCGAGGACGCGACCGCCGACTTCCAGCAGGCACAGGAGGTCCTCTTCCAGGACCTGCCCGTCGTCCCGCTGTGGTACTCGAACGTCACGGGCGTCTGGGCCGACACGGTCGACAACGTGGAGTTCGGCTGGAACTCGGTGCCCCTCTTCTACGAGGTCACCAAGGGCTAG
- a CDS encoding ABC transporter permease, with product MPSNPTPGLSPDHYVAPLEDTPLKAVDAVDESEKPRSSWNDAWDAMKTRPLFWISAVLILLVIVVAVFPQLFTSTSPTSGANLRSSNGGPEAGHPMGFTLQGLDVYARVIYGTRASLTVGLLATVIVTIVGIVIGSLAGYYGGWLDAIVSRIGDIFFAIPTVLGAIVLMSVLPSRTPLTVALVLSLFAWPQIARIMRGSVLGAKSSDYVMASTALGVSRFRILLRHVVPNAITPVIVVATVSLGTFIVAEATLSFLGIGLPSGVMSWGNDIDAARSSLRVAPMPLIWPAAALSVTVLSFLMMGDVVRDALDPKARARR from the coding sequence ATGCCAAGTAACCCGACCCCCGGCCTCTCGCCCGACCACTACGTCGCGCCGCTCGAGGACACCCCGCTCAAGGCCGTCGACGCCGTCGACGAGTCGGAGAAGCCCCGCTCGAGCTGGAACGACGCGTGGGACGCGATGAAGACCCGCCCGCTGTTCTGGATCTCCGCGGTGCTGATCCTGCTCGTCATCGTCGTCGCGGTGTTCCCGCAGCTGTTCACGTCGACGTCCCCGACGTCGGGCGCGAACCTCCGCTCGAGCAACGGCGGCCCCGAGGCAGGTCACCCGATGGGCTTCACCCTGCAGGGCCTCGACGTCTACGCCCGGGTGATCTACGGCACCCGCGCCTCCCTGACCGTCGGCCTCCTCGCCACGGTCATCGTGACGATCGTCGGCATCGTGATCGGCTCGCTCGCCGGCTACTACGGCGGCTGGCTCGACGCGATCGTCTCGCGCATCGGCGACATCTTCTTCGCCATCCCCACCGTGCTCGGCGCGATCGTGCTCATGTCGGTGCTGCCCTCGCGCACGCCGCTGACCGTCGCCCTCGTGCTGTCGCTGTTCGCCTGGCCACAGATCGCGCGCATCATGCGCGGCTCGGTGCTCGGCGCGAAGAGCAGCGACTACGTGATGGCGTCGACGGCGCTCGGCGTCTCGCGGTTCCGCATCCTCCTGCGCCACGTCGTGCCGAACGCGATCACCCCGGTGATCGTCGTCGCCACCGTGTCGCTCGGCACGTTCATCGTGGCCGAGGCCACGCTGTCGTTCCTCGGCATCGGCCTGCCCAGCGGGGTCATGTCCTGGGGCAACGACATCGACGCCGCCCGGTCGTCCCTGCGGGTCGCCCCGATGCCGCTGATCTGGCCGGCCGCCGCGCTGAGCGTGACGGTGCTGTCGTTCCTGATGATGGGCGACGTCGTGCGCGACGCCCTCGACCCGAAGGCGAGGGCCCGTCGATGA